A window of Microbacterium luteolum contains these coding sequences:
- a CDS encoding S8 family peptidase, producing the protein MEQPKGWSWQDRAEGSIRRGTALDPSLEPVDGIRAFPTAYLPQRLLITRTDDDHEEYDQEVRTLRDAADTFGWQLVIEGESRRARTLAAGVPGFLRAYLTTPDEPARGESPVAPDAWRVLQRARRMSRSTMPRTSLEHVLSIDPVGLNPFTRTNPFTRTNPFTRTNPIRGAGAGGSDDYLEPGRGARQPVSWLGPEPQRGPDPKRGRRPVVAVLDTGCGEHAWLPADIVTRHVELDGVPVGLTDEADPERYPDLYGQLDGEIDAVAGHGTFIAGIVRQAAPDADILSVRVAGALGVIDESALLETVAQVVELLRRHREDPRTGFPIDVLNLSLGYYHETPTDGLFSMTLFALLAKARELGCVVVCSAGNDAIDRPSFPASLWPWPGSDNGIRPDSAAPHVSVGALNPSAQSVALFSNVGPWVQTYAPGAAVVSTSPAFIGGEQATSRADFDGLRRETLDPDDYRGGFAVWSGTSFAAPYVAGRIAAELGTVPVGGAKTDAAAAAVAAVLKTLPAPGDRG; encoded by the coding sequence ACCGACGACGATCACGAGGAGTACGACCAGGAGGTGCGCACTCTCCGCGATGCCGCCGACACCTTCGGCTGGCAGCTCGTGATCGAAGGCGAGTCCCGACGAGCACGCACGCTCGCCGCCGGCGTGCCCGGATTCCTGCGCGCGTACCTGACGACGCCCGATGAGCCCGCCCGCGGCGAATCACCGGTCGCCCCTGATGCCTGGCGGGTGCTGCAGCGGGCGCGGCGCATGTCGCGCTCGACGATGCCGCGCACGAGCCTCGAGCACGTGCTGTCGATCGATCCGGTCGGACTCAATCCGTTCACCCGCACGAACCCGTTCACCCGGACGAACCCCTTCACCCGCACCAACCCGATCCGCGGGGCCGGAGCGGGCGGCAGCGATGACTACCTCGAGCCCGGCCGCGGCGCCAGGCAGCCGGTCAGCTGGCTGGGCCCTGAGCCGCAGCGCGGACCCGATCCGAAGCGCGGGCGGCGACCTGTCGTCGCGGTGCTCGACACCGGCTGCGGCGAGCACGCCTGGCTGCCCGCCGACATCGTCACCCGTCACGTCGAGCTCGACGGCGTGCCGGTGGGGCTCACTGACGAGGCCGATCCCGAGCGGTATCCCGATCTGTACGGTCAGCTCGACGGCGAGATCGATGCGGTCGCCGGGCACGGCACCTTCATCGCCGGCATCGTGCGGCAGGCGGCGCCGGATGCCGACATCCTCTCGGTGCGCGTCGCCGGAGCACTCGGCGTGATCGACGAGAGTGCACTGCTGGAGACGGTCGCCCAGGTCGTCGAGCTGCTGCGCCGGCATCGCGAGGATCCGCGCACCGGCTTCCCGATCGACGTGCTGAACCTCTCGCTCGGCTACTACCACGAGACACCGACCGACGGACTGTTCAGCATGACGCTGTTCGCGCTGCTGGCGAAGGCGCGCGAGCTCGGCTGCGTGGTCGTGTGCTCGGCCGGCAACGACGCGATCGATCGTCCGTCGTTCCCTGCCTCGCTCTGGCCGTGGCCGGGATCGGACAACGGCATCCGTCCTGACTCCGCCGCACCGCACGTGTCGGTCGGCGCGCTCAACCCGTCCGCGCAGTCGGTCGCGCTCTTCTCCAATGTCGGCCCGTGGGTGCAGACCTATGCGCCGGGGGCGGCCGTGGTGAGCACGTCGCCCGCCTTCATCGGCGGCGAGCAGGCGACATCGCGGGCGGACTTCGACGGCCTCCGCCGCGAGACCCTGGATCCGGACGACTACCGCGGCGGGTTCGCGGTGTGGAGCGGCACCTCGTTCGCGGCGCCCTACGTCGCCGGGCGCATCGCGGCCGAGCTCGGCACCGTGCCGGTCGGAGGAGCGAAGACGGATGCCGCCGCCGCAGCCGTGGCCGCCGTGTTGAAGACCCTGCCCGCCCCAGGGGATCGGGGCTGA
- a CDS encoding CHAT domain-containing protein: MPLSASELHRRGVEAANARRFTQARRALDAASARTDDPDLRARIDGTIAYVLGQTGEPAAAEQLCRAALARPGLTTETVTVLSGQLGTLLSHAGRLDEAEAMLTQAIDALTAVGAETIELANCLMNRSVVRMQRHELDACTADLQRAVAVYEAADATEPLAEAQHNLGYTALLRGDLVTALTLMTRSRPTLAATSDLAAAISDLDRAEVLRDAGLTTEAETLLAQVAREFGAQRMRQARGEAEFHRARSLLRHDPAAAERAARTAVRRFASLDNHGWAARADAMRLEAQQRSRSRNPPDAAEFVRVAKALDRSGFRSEAAGLRLSARRDGTGRMPRLDPAAPTPLKLRAHEVRAARASAAGRDRDALRAAAEGLDLLTAWQRSFGALDLQASVAMHGSDLMFAGLSAAARLGDPEVLFEWSERARHLSQQVAPVRPPHDDDLAGDLAELRMLRAELAGQDWTTDARVRSLRDRVRERQWATTGSGGTRDRLGLAEARAALSPDTAVLSYVFTGTDLLAVVVTASGATVVGLAWKRLRAALDGLRADLDMAALTRGGVMGAVTGRALAARLQLLDAELLAPVRGAAPHAERLVITVPGALGGVPWAMLPGMAGTPFTLATSVSRWLAVHSAARTRAAVRKSALTGRGGADLAESWTVGRGAGSSRVAFAAGPRVPRAGEEVRRAADAWPADETRILEGPDATVAAVTALAADVEVLHIAAHGRHAVDNPLFSGFELADGTLFGYDVDLIPRVPATVILSACELGRSSIRWGEEALGMTRVWLHAGADCVIAAPVAVPDDDACELLSAVHRGLAQGVAPAIALAAASDSTGVRAPFQCHGNGF; this comes from the coding sequence ATGCCCCTGTCTGCGAGCGAGCTGCATCGGCGTGGCGTCGAAGCGGCGAACGCGCGGCGGTTCACGCAGGCGCGGCGCGCACTCGACGCGGCATCCGCTCGCACCGACGACCCCGATCTGCGCGCCCGCATCGACGGGACCATCGCGTATGTGCTCGGTCAGACGGGTGAGCCGGCCGCGGCCGAGCAGCTGTGTCGCGCGGCGCTCGCCCGCCCCGGCCTGACCACCGAGACGGTCACGGTGCTCAGCGGCCAGCTCGGCACCCTGCTCTCGCACGCGGGTCGGCTGGACGAGGCCGAGGCGATGCTCACGCAGGCGATCGACGCGCTGACGGCCGTCGGCGCCGAGACCATCGAGCTCGCCAACTGCCTGATGAACCGCTCGGTCGTGCGGATGCAGCGGCACGAACTCGACGCCTGCACCGCCGACCTCCAGCGCGCGGTCGCGGTCTACGAGGCCGCCGATGCGACGGAGCCCCTCGCCGAAGCGCAGCACAACCTCGGCTATACGGCGCTGCTGCGCGGAGACCTCGTCACCGCGCTCACCCTCATGACGCGCTCCCGGCCGACCCTGGCCGCGACCAGCGACCTCGCCGCCGCGATCAGCGACCTCGACCGCGCCGAGGTGCTCCGCGATGCCGGGCTCACGACCGAGGCGGAGACGCTGCTCGCGCAGGTCGCTCGCGAGTTCGGGGCGCAGCGCATGCGCCAGGCCCGCGGCGAGGCGGAGTTCCATCGTGCGCGATCGCTCCTGCGCCATGACCCGGCCGCGGCCGAGCGCGCCGCACGCACGGCGGTCCGGCGCTTCGCTTCCCTCGACAATCACGGCTGGGCTGCGCGTGCAGATGCCATGCGGCTGGAGGCGCAGCAGCGGTCGCGATCCCGGAATCCCCCCGACGCCGCGGAGTTCGTCCGCGTCGCGAAGGCGCTCGACCGCAGCGGCTTCCGCAGCGAGGCCGCCGGCCTCCGTCTCAGCGCGCGACGCGACGGGACGGGACGGATGCCGCGGCTCGACCCCGCCGCACCCACGCCCCTGAAGCTGCGGGCCCACGAGGTTCGCGCGGCGCGCGCATCCGCCGCCGGACGCGATCGGGATGCGCTCCGCGCCGCGGCCGAGGGCCTCGACCTGCTCACGGCCTGGCAGCGGTCGTTCGGCGCTCTCGACCTGCAGGCCTCGGTCGCCATGCACGGCAGTGACCTGATGTTCGCGGGGCTGTCCGCGGCCGCGCGCCTCGGCGACCCCGAGGTGCTGTTCGAGTGGTCGGAGCGCGCACGGCACCTCAGCCAGCAGGTCGCTCCCGTGCGGCCCCCGCACGATGACGACCTCGCGGGGGATCTCGCGGAGCTGCGGATGCTGCGCGCCGAACTCGCGGGGCAGGACTGGACGACCGACGCCCGGGTGCGGAGCCTGCGCGACCGCGTGCGCGAACGGCAGTGGGCGACGACGGGGTCAGGCGGCACCCGCGACCGGCTCGGACTGGCCGAGGCGAGGGCCGCGCTCTCCCCCGACACGGCCGTGCTCTCCTACGTGTTCACCGGCACCGACCTGCTCGCCGTCGTGGTGACGGCATCCGGGGCGACGGTCGTCGGGCTCGCCTGGAAGCGCCTGCGGGCCGCGCTCGACGGGCTGCGCGCCGACCTCGACATGGCGGCGCTCACGCGCGGCGGGGTGATGGGTGCCGTGACCGGGCGGGCGCTCGCGGCACGGCTGCAGCTGCTCGACGCCGAGCTCCTTGCTCCGGTGCGTGGTGCCGCCCCGCACGCCGAACGGCTCGTGATCACGGTGCCCGGTGCGCTCGGCGGGGTGCCGTGGGCGATGCTGCCCGGCATGGCCGGAACCCCTTTCACGCTCGCGACCTCGGTGTCACGGTGGCTCGCCGTGCACAGTGCGGCAAGAACTCGCGCTGCAGTGCGGAAATCCGCCCTCACGGGGAGAGGCGGCGCCGATCTTGCTGAATCGTGGACGGTCGGCCGCGGTGCCGGATCTTCGCGGGTCGCCTTCGCGGCGGGTCCGCGGGTGCCTCGTGCGGGGGAAGAGGTCCGGCGGGCGGCGGACGCCTGGCCTGCGGACGAGACGCGGATCCTCGAGGGACCGGACGCCACGGTCGCCGCGGTGACCGCTCTCGCCGCCGACGTCGAGGTGCTCCATATCGCCGCCCACGGGCGTCACGCGGTCGACAACCCGCTGTTCTCCGGTTTCGAGCTGGCCGACGGCACCCTGTTCGGCTACGACGTCGACCTGATCCCCCGCGTGCCCGCGACGGTCATCCTCTCGGCCTGCGAGCTCGGCCGTTCCTCGATCCGGTGGGGTGAGGAGGCGCTCGGGATGACGCGGGTGTGGCTGCACGCTGGAGCGGACTGCGTGATCGCCGCCCCGGTGGCCGTGCCCGACGACGACGCGTGCGAGCTGCTCAGCGCCGTGCACCGGGGGCTGGCGCAGGGCGTCGCGCCGGCGATCGCGCTGGCCGCGGCATCCGATTCGACCGGCGTGCGGGCCCCGTTCCAGTGCCACGGGAACGGATTCTGA
- a CDS encoding ArsR/SmtB family transcription factor — protein sequence MVDEHAGDELVTVFKALAHPTRLAILGWLKEPTSFPPQDQPAEDVGVCLKHIQARANVSQSTASQFMATLQRADLVTCTRVGQWSHYQRNEEQIARLARAVGTSI from the coding sequence ATGGTCGATGAGCATGCGGGGGATGAGCTGGTCACGGTCTTCAAGGCGCTCGCCCATCCGACGCGTCTGGCCATCCTCGGCTGGCTGAAGGAACCCACCTCGTTCCCTCCGCAGGATCAGCCCGCGGAGGACGTCGGTGTGTGCCTCAAGCACATCCAGGCGAGAGCGAACGTGTCTCAGTCGACCGCTTCACAATTCATGGCGACGCTGCAGCGCGCGGACCTCGTGACATGCACCCGAGTGGGGCAGTGGTCGCATTACCAGCGCAACGAGGAGCAGATCGCCCGCCTCGCTCGGGCGGTGGGAACGTCGATCTGA
- a CDS encoding SDR family oxidoreductase, which yields MDRTALVVGARGVIGGNLIAHLEKEGGWKVIGLSRRGGPDVGAVRHIAVDLLDRDDTTARLSGLTDVTHVFYAAYQDRPSWTELVAPNLAMLVNVVDAIEPVAPRLEHISLMQGYKVYGAHLGPFATPAKESDPPHMPPEFNVDQQQFLEGRQAGASWSWSALRPSVVAGVGLGNPMNLAMVIAIYASISKELGIPLRFPGKPGAYTSLIEMTDADLLAAATVWAATSPGSRNEAYNITNGDMFRWSSMWPKIAAFFELETAPPLPIRLSEIMADKASLWETMVERHGLRPTPYSDVSSWEFGDFVFAWDYDVIADTSKSRRAGFHGYVDSEQMFLRIFQDLRDRRLIP from the coding sequence ATGGACAGGACAGCGTTGGTGGTGGGAGCGCGGGGAGTGATCGGCGGGAACCTGATCGCGCACCTCGAGAAAGAGGGCGGATGGAAGGTCATCGGGCTCTCGCGTCGCGGCGGACCCGATGTCGGCGCGGTCCGCCATATCGCCGTCGACCTGCTCGATCGCGACGACACCACTGCTCGACTGTCCGGTCTGACCGATGTCACGCACGTGTTCTACGCCGCCTACCAGGATCGACCGAGCTGGACAGAACTGGTGGCGCCCAACCTGGCCATGCTCGTCAACGTCGTGGACGCGATCGAACCGGTCGCACCGCGGCTGGAGCACATCAGTCTCATGCAGGGATACAAGGTATACGGCGCGCACCTGGGTCCGTTCGCCACCCCTGCCAAGGAGAGCGATCCCCCGCACATGCCGCCGGAGTTCAACGTGGATCAGCAGCAGTTCCTCGAAGGGCGACAAGCAGGCGCCTCGTGGTCGTGGTCGGCGCTCCGGCCGTCCGTCGTCGCCGGTGTGGGGCTCGGGAATCCGATGAACCTCGCGATGGTGATCGCGATCTACGCCTCCATCAGCAAGGAGCTCGGGATTCCGCTGCGCTTCCCTGGAAAGCCCGGCGCGTACACGAGCCTGATCGAGATGACGGACGCCGACCTGCTGGCTGCAGCGACCGTCTGGGCGGCCACCTCGCCGGGCAGCCGCAACGAGGCCTACAACATCACGAACGGCGACATGTTCCGCTGGTCGAGCATGTGGCCGAAGATCGCGGCCTTCTTCGAACTCGAGACGGCACCACCGCTCCCGATACGACTGAGCGAGATCATGGCCGACAAGGCGTCCCTGTGGGAGACGATGGTGGAGCGCCACGGGCTGCGTCCCACGCCGTACAGCGACGTGTCCTCGTGGGAGTTCGGGGACTTCGTCTTCGCCTGGGACTACGACGTCATCGCCGACACATCCAAATCTCGTCGCGCGGGTTTCCACGGCTACGTGGACAGCGAGCAGATGTTCCTCCGGATCTTCCAGGACCTCCGCGATCGGCGACTCATTCCCTGA
- a CDS encoding ribbon-helix-helix protein, CopG family, giving the protein MARKMQGREVSEEQVDAWVAEAEAGYDPEELLRRAGGRPARADQASHVVPVRLTEAELAAVMERAEREHLNRSDAIRAALAAWSHAA; this is encoded by the coding sequence ATGGCGAGGAAGATGCAGGGACGGGAAGTCTCCGAGGAGCAGGTCGATGCTTGGGTAGCCGAAGCCGAGGCGGGCTACGATCCGGAGGAATTGCTGCGTCGCGCCGGCGGGCGGCCGGCGCGCGCAGACCAGGCGTCTCACGTCGTGCCCGTGCGACTCACCGAAGCGGAACTCGCTGCGGTGATGGAACGCGCCGAACGAGAGCATCTCAACCGATCCGATGCGATCCGCGCGGCATTGGCGGCCTGGTCGCACGCCGCGTGA
- a CDS encoding CAP domain-containing protein, which produces MSALLLIATFCGHYSLTQSVAPPAAAHSAEPTAAPTAQPTPTPKPTQAPSPTPTTTPAPEPAPAPAPVPEPAPAPAPAPEPAPAPEPAPAPESAPAATDADSAAAAEVLRLVNVERAAAGCAAVTVNPVLAEVARAHSQDMADQAYFSHTSLDGRSPWDRLAGAGYSDGSGENIAAGQSTAQDVMSSWMNSSGHRSNILNCGSTTMGVGIGHGGPYGIYWTQVFGRS; this is translated from the coding sequence GTGAGCGCACTCCTGCTGATCGCCACCTTCTGCGGTCACTACTCCCTCACCCAGAGCGTCGCGCCGCCGGCAGCGGCGCACTCGGCCGAACCGACGGCTGCGCCCACGGCTCAGCCCACGCCAACGCCGAAGCCCACGCAGGCCCCCTCGCCGACACCGACAACCACCCCGGCCCCGGAACCCGCCCCAGCCCCGGCACCGGTTCCCGAACCGGCCCCCGCCCCTGCACCGGCTCCCGAGCCGGCGCCGGCACCGGAACCCGCCCCTGCACCGGAATCGGCACCCGCAGCGACGGATGCCGATTCCGCCGCGGCAGCCGAGGTGCTGCGGCTGGTCAACGTCGAGCGCGCCGCGGCCGGATGCGCGGCCGTCACGGTCAACCCGGTCCTCGCCGAGGTCGCTCGCGCACACAGCCAGGACATGGCGGATCAGGCGTACTTCAGCCACACCTCGCTCGACGGCCGCTCGCCCTGGGATCGCCTGGCAGGCGCAGGGTACTCCGACGGGAGCGGCGAGAACATCGCGGCGGGTCAGAGCACCGCCCAGGACGTGATGTCGAGCTGGATGAACAGCTCAGGACACCGGTCCAACATCCTGAACTGCGGCAGCACGACGATGGGAGTCGGCATCGGCCATGGCGGCCCGTACGGCATCTACTGGACGCAGGTGTTCGGCCGCTCCTGA